A DNA window from Tenuifilaceae bacterium CYCD contains the following coding sequences:
- a CDS encoding alkaline phosphatase family protein, with translation MMKALKSILLILLSSVAILFQAQNAIGQKNTTPTDSYVLLISLDAYRWDYPDVFNTPSLRKLASEGVKAKSLISCYPSKTFPNHYSIATGLHPDHHGIVNNSFYDEKLGYYALGDRKSVENGAFYLGEPIWITAQKQGVKCASYFWVGSEAPIQGMQPTYWKKYSKKTTFEDKIDTVIHWFSLPEDQRPHLVTFYHYQPDWTSHDFGPLAKETRAVAEQLDSLIGVFMDKLRELPIASKINVIVVSDHGMADISNDRYINLSDNLSKDWFSVISGGNPVYSLQPKPEFYQEALEKLKKIDHLKVWERNDIPKRYVYGTSSRVNDILIEADLGWSVAWVDDKERFNGGTHGYDNMLPEMQGIFFAKGPAFKQGYIHESFMNIDIYPIISKILGIQPAKVDGNIDEVEGIFK, from the coding sequence ATGATGAAAGCATTGAAATCAATTCTATTAATACTGCTATCTTCTGTTGCAATCTTGTTTCAAGCACAAAATGCAATTGGGCAAAAAAATACGACACCCACAGATTCCTACGTTTTACTAATATCGTTAGATGCCTACCGCTGGGATTACCCCGATGTTTTTAACACTCCTAGCCTAAGGAAGCTTGCATCCGAAGGCGTGAAAGCAAAATCGTTAATCAGCTGCTACCCTTCCAAAACTTTCCCAAACCACTATAGCATAGCCACGGGTTTACATCCCGACCATCATGGCATAGTAAACAACTCGTTTTACGATGAAAAACTGGGTTACTATGCTCTTGGCGATAGAAAGAGTGTAGAGAATGGGGCATTCTATCTGGGCGAACCAATATGGATTACAGCACAGAAACAAGGCGTAAAATGTGCCTCGTACTTTTGGGTTGGCTCCGAAGCTCCAATTCAAGGAATGCAACCCACCTACTGGAAAAAATACAGCAAAAAAACAACCTTTGAGGATAAAATTGACACGGTAATTCACTGGTTTTCGTTACCCGAGGATCAACGTCCACACCTTGTTACATTTTACCACTACCAACCCGATTGGACTAGCCACGATTTTGGACCACTAGCCAAGGAAACCAGAGCGGTAGCAGAACAACTCGATAGTTTAATCGGAGTATTCATGGATAAACTAAGGGAACTCCCAATTGCCAGTAAAATCAATGTAATTGTGGTTTCCGATCATGGCATGGCAGATATATCAAATGATAGATACATCAACCTTTCCGATAATTTAAGCAAAGATTGGTTTAGCGTAATTTCTGGAGGAAATCCTGTGTACTCGCTTCAACCAAAACCCGAATTTTACCAAGAAGCACTCGAAAAACTTAAAAAGATTGACCACCTAAAGGTTTGGGAGCGAAACGACATTCCGAAACGTTATGTTTATGGAACCAGCTCCCGCGTTAACGATATACTTATTGAAGCCGATTTAGGATGGAGCGTTGCTTGGGTGGATGATAAAGAACGATTCAACGGGGGTACCCATGGGTACGACAATATGCTTCCGGAAATGCAGGGAATATTCTTTGCAAAAGGACCTGCATTTAAGCAGGGCTATATCCACGAATCGTTTATGAATATAGATATCTACCCAATTATATCAAAAATACTAGGAATACAGCCAGCCAAAGTTGATGGTAACATTGACGAAGTAGAAGGAATCTTTAAATAG